One window from the genome of Cryptomeria japonica chromosome 6, Sugi_1.0, whole genome shotgun sequence encodes:
- the LOC131876691 gene encoding uncharacterized protein LOC131876691, whose protein sequence is MKKFLGLMVLMGYDLAQSDVSDKRRSICWQAAERAWININFDGASLGNPGHAGVACIARDDQGLIVEKLAEYIGKTTNNIAEFGAILKGVELGMRLGAGKTYLEGDSLFIINAIRNQWVVSWQLRRWLTPITEVLKSFEEFKCHIYREGNGLVDDLAKQLAEHKTIIDSLYSEQ, encoded by the coding sequence ATGAAgaaattcttaggcttgatggTTCTTATGGGTTATGATTTGGCTCAATCGGATGTTTCAGATAAGCGCAGATCTATATGTTGGCAAGCTGCAGAGAGGGCATGGATTAAtataaactttgatggagcttccttGGGTAATCCAGGACATGCAGGTGTTGCCTGTATAGCTAGAGATGACCAAGGTCTCATTGTCGAAAAATTGGCTGAATACATTGGGAAGaccacaaacaacatagcagaatttGGAGCAATCTTGAAAGGGGTTGAGCTTGGTATGAGATTGGGGGCTGGAAAAACCTACCTAGAAGGTGACTCTCTTTTTATAATCAATGCAATCAGGAATCAATGGGTGGTGAGTTGGCAACTTAGGAGATGGCTTACTCCAATCACGGAAGTGCTGAAAAGTTTTGAAGAATTTAAATGTCATATTTATCGAGAGGGCAACGGGCTAGTAGATGACTTGGCCAAGCAACTGGCAGAGCATAAAACTATCATCGATTCTCTCTATTCTGAACAATGA